In Crassostrea angulata isolate pt1a10 chromosome 6, ASM2561291v2, whole genome shotgun sequence, a genomic segment contains:
- the LOC128187858 gene encoding uncharacterized protein LOC128187858 — MQKAFRWNDDDAMAGDKSVIIGSSTSNQRIERWWRSLRQLGVGYWIDFFKDLEMQGYFTCGNPMHIECLRFCFMAILQRDSDHIRKDWNTHNIRHQSKNVVECPSGKPDIMFFNPELYDAVDYKFPVEIDDIEAMKNFCELPNKFGCREDTLAHLMDLMRQGGKSIPCETEEAVELFLWILQQLRA, encoded by the exons ATGCAGAAGGCTTTTCGTTGGAATGATGATGATGCTATGGCTGGAGATAAAAGTGTGATCATTGGAAGTTCCACATCAAACCAG agaatAGAGCGATGGTGGAGATCACTTCGTCAATTGGGTGTTGGATATTGGATAgactttttcaaagatttaGAGATGCAGGGATATTTCACATGTGGAAACCCCATGCATAT AGAATGTTTAAGATTTTGCTTTATGGCCATATTACAAAGGGATTCGGATCACATCAGAAAAGATTGGAATACTCACAATATCAGACATCAATCAAAAAATGTTGTAGAATGTCCCTCAGGAAAGCCAGATATCATGTTCTTCAATCCAGAGCTTTATG ATGCTGTTGATTACAAGTTTCCAGTAGAAATAGATGACATAGAAGCAATGAAAAATTTCTGTGAATTACCCAACAAGTTTGGATGTAGAGAGGATACCCTAGCTCATTTAATGGACCTTATGAGACAAGGAGGAAAATCAATACCTTGTGAAACAGAGGAAGCTGTTGAATTGTTTTTATGGATTCTTCAGCAATTACGTGCTTAA
- the LOC128186644 gene encoding uncharacterized protein LOC128186644: protein MASPAEDQLLRKYFQQGLSYIEIQMLMYLNHGIELSYRTLKRRLRNLDLKKVGNWSLDEIIPVIQMEIKEGSKNLGCRSLSRRLFLKHGIFVGRNTTMCALRILDPEGVSLRSQHCLSRRQYYNQGPNFLVHIDGYDKLKPFGFCIHGAICGFSRRILVQICQTFLIFMN, encoded by the exons ATGGCGTCTCCGGCAGAAGACCAGCTTCTGAGAAAATATTTCCAACAAGGACTGTCATATATTGAAATCCAGATGTTGATGTATTTAAACCACGGTATTGAATTAAG ttaccGTACACTGAAAAGGCGTCTAAGAAATTTAGATCTTAAAAAAGTTGGAAATTGGAGTTTAGATGAAATCATTCCTGTTATCCAg ATGGAGATTAAAGAAGGCTCAAAGAATTTAGGTTGCCGTAGTTTATCTagaagattatttttaaaacatggaaTATTTGTTGGAAG GAATACAACAATGTGTGCCCTTAGAATTTTAGATCCAGAGGGAGTGTCCCTTAGGTCACAGCATTGTTTATCCAGACGCCAGTATTATAACCAAGGACCCAATTTTCTTGTTCATATTGATGGATATGATAAGTTGAAACCATTTGGATTTTGCATTCATGGAGCAATTTGTGG GTTTTCTCGTCGCATCCTTGTGCAAATTTGTCAAACTTTTCTCATTTTCATGAATTAA
- the LOC128187857 gene encoding uncharacterized protein LOC128187857 gives MVVEDLQAAPPVPVPKKKRGPCRKLDDFDADLVKRTIHDMQLKGQYVSLRRLSDVLVEKGVRITKSPLGRLVKDLGFRFYKTRSNQRYIGDRNDIVSMRHTYLRSIRKFREEGRPIVYLDETWLNTNHVARGDWVDCPRTSTSAFESHRGGHGRFVPSGKGSRLIIVDAGSSTVGMIPGSALIFESKTGNQDYHDEMNSENFTKWFTEQLLPNLPTNSVVVMDNASYHSHLDPESKCPTSSASKAEIQSWLDRKGIHYTPGMIKAELITLVKQHKPRPKYVIDDLASKAGHTVLRLPPYHCELNPIELVWAELKSFVARSNVTFKKEKVKELFNQARSTYGVEKWRKVESHVIREVEEKLWKLDGVQDEEVAPVVIDLTDSEHSDSDMDTDSGDDENDSDSDESMGFIEESDDEVTCCICGDYNAPGKSRKIVWVECEVCKRWSHRICTKPSLKSGKCVQCWNALYGLNPAPS, from the exons ATGGTGGTGGAGGATCTTCAGGCAGCTCCTCCTGTACCTGTTCCTAAGAAGAAACGTGGTCCCTGTAGAAAGCTTGATGACTTCGATGCAGATTTGGTGAAGAGGACCATTCATGATATGCAGTTGAAGGGCCAGTACGTTTCACTTCGTCGACTGTCAGATGTACTAGTAGAAAAGGGAGTCAGGATCACCAAGTCTCCATTGGGGAGACTTGTGAAGGATCTTGGGTTCAG ATTCTACAAAACTCGTTCCAACCAACGCTACATTGGAGACAGGAACGATATCGTAAGTATGCGACATACTTACCTGAGGTCCATTAGGAAGTTTAGAGAGGAGGGTCGTCCTATTGTGTATTTGGATGAGACTTGGTTGAACACCAATCATGTAGCGAGGGGAGATTGGGTGGACTGTCCTAGGACATCTACCTCTGCCTTTGAGTCGCATCGTGGAGGTCATGGGCGTTTTGTCCCATCTGGGAAAGGCTCTCGTCTGATAATTGTGGATGCAGGTTCTTCGACTGTGGGTATGATCCCGGGATCTGCTCTCATTTTTGAGTCGAAAACAGGCAACCAGGATTATCATGACGAGATGAACTCAGAAAACTTTACGAAGTGGTTCACTGAGCAGTTGCTCCCTAACCTACCGACCAATTCAGTCGTAGTGATGGATAATGCTTCCTATCACAGTCATCTGGATCCTGAGTCTAAGTGTCCGACTTCGTCGGCATCGAAGGCCGAGATCCAGTCTTGGCTTGATAGAAAGGGTATTCATTACACTCCGGGAATGATCAAGGCTGAATTGATCACATTGGTGAAGCAACATAAACCTCGTCCTAAATATGTAATAGACGATTTGGCTTCGAAAGCAGGTCACACAGTTTTGCGTCTACCTCCCTATCACTGTGAGCTTAATCCTATTGAGTTGGTCTGGGCTGAATTAAAAAGTTTCGTCGCCAGGAGCAATGTCACATTCAAGAAAGAGAAAGTGAAGGAACTCTTTAATCAGGCTAGATCAACTTATGGGGTTGAGAAGTGGCGTAAGGTGGAGAGTCACGTGATAAGAGAGGTCGAAGAAAAACTGTGGAAACTCGACGGAGTCCAGGATGAGGAGGTTGCTCCTGTGGTCATAGACTTGACGGACTCGGAACACAGTGACAGTGACATGGACACAGATTCTGGTGATGACGAAAATGACTCTGACTCTGACGAATCCATGGGCTTCATTGAGGAGTCTGACGACGAAGTCACTTGTTGCATATGTGGTGATTACAATGCTCCTGGAAAGTCTCGAAAGATTGTATGGGTTGAGTGTGAAGTGTGTAAGAGGTGGAGTCACCGCATATGTACCAAGCCCTCTCTAAAGTCAGGTAAGTGTGTCCAATGTTGGAACGCTTTGTATGGTCTGAATCCAGCTCCTTCATGA